In the genome of Flavobacterium panacagri, one region contains:
- a CDS encoding YjjG family noncanonical pyrimidine nucleotidase, which produces MNTTITDVFFDLDHTLWDFDKNSQMAFDKIFKSKYQEIITEDFIKEYIPINQECWRLYQNDKITHQELRFNRLKFSFDALNYVISEENILAIANDYIEFLTDNNYLFDGAIEVLEYLKPKYKLHIITNGFAGVQEKKINNASLGSYFSTITNSELAGVKKPNSIIFDYALKLAKTSKENSVMIGDDFEADVTGALNAGLDAIYFNERRLDVSGNYKQINHLLELKKYL; this is translated from the coding sequence ATGAATACCACAATTACAGATGTCTTTTTTGACTTAGACCATACGCTTTGGGATTTTGATAAGAATTCACAAATGGCTTTTGATAAAATTTTTAAAAGTAAATACCAAGAAATTATTACTGAGGATTTTATAAAAGAATATATTCCAATAAATCAAGAGTGCTGGAGATTGTATCAGAATGATAAAATCACACATCAGGAGTTACGTTTTAATCGACTGAAGTTTTCTTTTGACGCTTTAAATTATGTGATTTCGGAAGAAAATATTTTAGCAATCGCCAATGATTATATTGAATTTTTGACCGATAATAATTATCTTTTTGATGGAGCTATTGAAGTTCTAGAATATTTAAAACCAAAATATAAACTGCATATTATTACCAACGGATTTGCGGGCGTACAAGAAAAGAAAATTAATAATGCTTCATTAGGAAGTTATTTTAGCACTATAACAAATTCGGAGTTAGCAGGTGTTAAAAAGCCAAATAGTATTATATTTGATTACGCATTAAAATTAGCCAAAACTTCAAAAGAAAATAGTGTAATGATCGGAGATGATTTTGAAGCCGATGTAACTGGAGCATTAAATGCAGGTTTGGATGCTATTTATTTTAATGAAAGAAGGCTGGATGTTTCTGGAAATTATAAACAAATTAACCATTTATTAGAACTAAAAAAATATTTATAA
- a CDS encoding replication-associated recombination protein A — translation MEAPLAERIRPQKLEDYISQQHLVGPTGSLTQQISRGIIPSLIFWGPPGTGKTTLAQIISQESKRPFYILSAINSGVKDIRDVIEKAKQSGGLFTAKNPILFIDEIHRFSKSQQDSLLAAVEKGWITLVGATTENPSFEVIPALLSRCQVYILNAFTKDDLEALLKRAMKTDTYLLTKNINLKETEALLRLSGGDGRKLLNIFELVINASEGDDITITNERVLELVQQNTVLYDKTGEQHYDIISAFIKSIRGSDPNGAVYWLARMIEGGEDVKFIARRMLILSSEDIGNANPTAFIMANNTFQAVTTIGYPESRIILSQCAIYLATSPKSNASYMAIGNAQQLVKQTGDLPVPIHLRNAPTKLMKELGYGDEYKYSHDYANNFAEQEFLPDAIKETVLYNPGSNSRENSNREFLKNRWKDKYGY, via the coding sequence ATGGAAGCACCGTTAGCAGAGCGCATTCGTCCGCAAAAATTAGAGGATTATATTAGTCAGCAGCATTTAGTTGGTCCAACAGGATCTTTAACACAGCAAATTTCAAGGGGAATAATTCCTTCTTTGATTTTTTGGGGACCTCCTGGCACAGGAAAAACAACACTTGCCCAAATTATTTCACAAGAATCAAAACGGCCGTTTTATATTTTAAGTGCCATTAATTCTGGTGTTAAAGATATTCGCGACGTTATAGAAAAAGCAAAACAAAGCGGCGGTCTTTTTACTGCCAAAAATCCAATACTTTTTATTGACGAGATTCACCGTTTCAGCAAATCACAGCAAGATTCACTTTTAGCTGCAGTCGAAAAAGGCTGGATAACTTTGGTTGGTGCCACAACAGAAAATCCCAGTTTTGAAGTGATTCCTGCACTATTGTCACGCTGTCAAGTTTATATCTTAAATGCTTTTACAAAAGACGATTTAGAGGCTCTATTAAAGCGAGCAATGAAAACCGACACTTATTTATTGACAAAAAATATAAATCTAAAGGAAACCGAAGCTTTATTACGTCTTTCTGGCGGTGATGGAAGAAAACTTCTCAATATTTTTGAACTTGTCATCAATGCTTCTGAAGGAGATGATATCACAATTACTAATGAACGTGTTTTAGAATTAGTACAGCAGAATACTGTACTTTATGACAAAACAGGCGAACAGCATTATGATATTATTTCTGCTTTTATAAAATCTATTCGAGGGAGCGATCCAAATGGGGCTGTTTATTGGCTTGCTAGAATGATCGAAGGCGGCGAGGATGTTAAATTTATTGCAAGAAGAATGTTAATCCTATCAAGTGAAGATATTGGAAATGCCAATCCAACTGCTTTTATAATGGCAAACAATACTTTTCAGGCGGTTACTACAATTGGATATCCAGAAAGCCGCATTATTTTAAGTCAGTGTGCGATCTATCTTGCAACATCTCCCAAAAGCAATGCCTCCTATATGGCAATTGGAAATGCGCAGCAATTGGTCAAACAAACGGGAGATTTACCAGTTCCAATTCATTTACGAAATGCTCCAACCAAATTAATGAAAGAACTTGGTTATGGCGATGAATACAAATACTCGCACGATTATGCGAATAATTTTGCAGAACAAGAGTTCTTACCAGATGCCATAAAGGAAACGGTTCTTTATAATCCTGGAAGCAATTCTAGAGAGAACAGCAACCGAGAATTTTTAAAGAACCGTTGGAAAGATAAATACGGATATTAG
- a CDS encoding rhomboid family intramembrane serine protease produces the protein MNDTSFKFSNSVIALPLFFVLLLWVVYWLQIRFDFDFYQYGIYPRDIVGLRGVLFSPFIHENLDHLYNNSIPLLILLTAIQFFYPKQTFGVIGYGILLSGLITWILGRENFHIGASGLIYVLVSFIFFKGIQTRYYRLVALSLTVILLYGGMIWYVFPDVDQSISWEGHLAGLITGFVLTLFYKAPEYAKPIVYDWQRPDFDPATDPFMKHFDENGNFVNSTPEQEEDQLDYFSSSHQVNYIVTRKIESEGEI, from the coding sequence ATGAACGATACCAGCTTTAAATTTTCCAATTCAGTTATTGCGCTTCCCTTATTTTTTGTCCTTTTATTATGGGTAGTATATTGGCTCCAGATTCGTTTCGATTTTGATTTTTATCAATACGGAATTTATCCTCGAGATATAGTGGGCTTAAGAGGTGTTTTATTTAGTCCTTTTATCCATGAAAATTTAGATCATCTTTATAATAATAGTATTCCGCTTTTGATATTATTGACAGCAATCCAGTTTTTTTATCCCAAGCAGACATTTGGAGTAATTGGCTATGGTATTTTGCTTTCGGGATTAATTACCTGGATTCTAGGACGTGAAAATTTTCATATTGGAGCGAGCGGATTGATTTATGTTTTGGTAAGTTTTATTTTTTTTAAAGGAATCCAGACGCGTTATTATAGATTAGTGGCTTTATCGCTAACAGTGATTTTGCTTTATGGCGGTATGATATGGTATGTTTTTCCAGATGTAGATCAATCTATTTCTTGGGAAGGACATTTGGCAGGTCTTATTACTGGTTTTGTCCTGACATTGTTTTATAAAGCGCCAGAATATGCAAAGCCTATTGTTTATGATTGGCAGCGACCAGATTTTGATCCAGCTACAGATCCTTTTATGAAGCATTTTGACGAAAACGGAAATTTTGTAAATAGTACGCCTGAACAAGAGGAAGATCAATTGGATTATTTTTCCTCAAGTCATCAGGTAAATTATATTGTAACAAGAAAAATAGAATCCGAAGGAGAAATTTAG
- a CDS encoding RagB/SusD family nutrient uptake outer membrane protein, translated as MKKLLIITMSLLVLTSCEKDFLDTQPESTINDEQLGTSAEANKAIIAGIYSALRSYGLSIPGSHEDYGHKSILVATDMMSNDMLMTKSSWYGSFYNYLGRTQTNSRSKLAWSIYYPQIKTANTVINAIPADTDDASLKSLRGQALALRGYFYFMLARMYGPTYVGNESKLCVPLYTDVSLEGKARATVAEVYTVIEKDLIDAVEALEGFTRANKDGLDQSVAQAFLADVYLEEGKYALAATLAHEARQGYTLLNETDWSNGFYDITTGGETMWGANITSAQSTFVASFFGHFDNTNDSGYAGGLQIFKNIDVRLYNSISATDYRKKAFVPVTGNPLYPALPAYANTKFRDPTVDSGDYIYLRSASLYYIEAEALARSGNEAGAKQVLYDITVTRDPAYTLSTNSGSALINEIILQKRIELWGEGYAWFDMKRLGVGLVRDYPGSNHVAFGKNNYAAGANEFIFQVPQAEVDANPLIVQSPL; from the coding sequence ATGAAAAAATTATTAATTATAACAATGTCCTTGTTGGTACTTACAAGCTGTGAAAAAGATTTTCTTGACACACAGCCTGAATCAACAATCAATGACGAACAACTTGGAACATCTGCAGAAGCTAACAAAGCGATTATAGCAGGTATCTATTCAGCCCTTAGATCTTATGGTCTATCTATTCCTGGAAGTCACGAAGATTATGGCCACAAGTCAATTCTTGTTGCTACTGACATGATGTCTAACGACATGTTAATGACTAAATCTAGCTGGTATGGATCTTTCTATAACTACTTAGGAAGAACACAAACTAACTCAAGATCAAAATTAGCTTGGAGTATTTATTACCCTCAGATTAAAACTGCTAACACAGTTATCAACGCTATTCCAGCTGATACTGATGATGCTAGTTTAAAATCGTTAAGAGGACAAGCTTTAGCATTAAGAGGTTACTTTTATTTTATGTTAGCTCGTATGTATGGACCAACATACGTAGGAAATGAATCAAAATTATGTGTGCCTTTATATACAGATGTATCTTTAGAAGGTAAAGCAAGAGCTACAGTTGCTGAAGTTTACACTGTAATTGAAAAAGATTTAATTGATGCTGTTGAAGCTCTTGAAGGTTTTACACGTGCAAACAAAGATGGATTAGACCAATCTGTAGCACAAGCATTTTTAGCTGATGTTTACTTAGAAGAAGGTAAATATGCACTAGCAGCTACTTTGGCACATGAAGCTAGACAAGGTTATACTTTACTTAATGAAACTGATTGGAGCAATGGTTTCTACGATATCACTACAGGTGGTGAAACAATGTGGGGAGCAAACATAACCTCTGCACAAAGTACGTTCGTAGCAAGTTTCTTTGGTCATTTCGATAATACAAACGATTCAGGATATGCTGGAGGTTTACAAATCTTTAAAAATATCGACGTACGTCTTTATAATAGTATTTCTGCAACTGATTACAGAAAAAAAGCGTTTGTACCAGTAACTGGAAACCCTCTTTATCCTGCATTACCTGCATATGCTAATACAAAGTTTAGAGACCCTACAGTAGATTCTGGAGATTACATCTACTTAAGATCTGCTTCTTTATACTACATTGAAGCTGAAGCTTTAGCAAGATCAGGAAATGAAGCAGGTGCTAAACAAGTTTTATATGATATCACTGTTACAAGAGATCCTGCTTATACATTATCTACTAATTCTGGTTCTGCTTTAATCAATGAAATCATTCTTCAAAAAAGAATTGAGTTATGGGGAGAAGGATATGCTTGGTTTGACATGAAACGTTTAGGAGTTGGTCTTGTTAGAGATTATCCTGGATCGAACCACGTTGCATTTGGAAAAAATAACTATGCAGCTGGCGCTAACGAATTCATCTTCCAAGTTCCACAAGCAGAAGTTGATGCTAATCCACTAATTGTACAAAGTCCACTATAA
- the rlmB gene encoding 23S rRNA (guanosine(2251)-2'-O)-methyltransferase RlmB translates to MEKEHQIFGIRAIIEAIQAGKEVDKVFIQKEISSELMKDLMKVMKRANINFSYVPVEKLNRLTPNNHQGAVATISPIGFIDLEHLVESTIESGKKPLFLILDQISDARNFGAIIRTAECTGVNGIIIQKAGSAPVNGDTVKTSAGAVFNVPICKVEHIKDAIFYLQGSGIKTVAATEKTDQNIYDVSLADPVAIIMGSEDRGINPSVLKIVDEKAKLPMFGSIGSLNVSVACGAFLYETVRQRS, encoded by the coding sequence ATGGAAAAAGAACATCAAATATTCGGCATTAGAGCCATTATAGAAGCAATTCAAGCAGGAAAAGAAGTAGACAAAGTCTTCATCCAAAAGGAAATTTCAAGTGAGTTAATGAAAGATTTAATGAAGGTCATGAAACGTGCTAACATTAATTTTTCTTATGTTCCTGTAGAAAAACTAAACCGTCTTACTCCTAATAATCATCAAGGTGCTGTCGCAACCATCTCCCCTATTGGTTTTATTGACTTAGAACATCTTGTTGAATCTACTATTGAATCTGGTAAAAAACCTTTGTTTTTAATATTAGACCAAATCTCTGATGCCAGAAATTTTGGTGCAATCATCAGAACAGCAGAATGTACAGGCGTAAACGGAATTATTATTCAAAAAGCGGGTTCGGCACCTGTAAACGGAGATACGGTTAAAACATCTGCGGGAGCTGTATTTAATGTGCCAATCTGTAAAGTTGAACATATTAAAGATGCTATTTTCTATTTGCAAGGTTCCGGAATTAAAACAGTTGCCGCAACCGAAAAGACAGATCAAAATATTTATGATGTTTCTTTAGCTGATCCCGTTGCAATAATTATGGGTTCAGAAGATCGAGGAATAAATCCTTCTGTCTTGAAAATAGTAGATGAAAAAGCAAAACTACCTATGTTTGGTAGTATAGGATCACTAAATGTTTCTGTTGCCTGCGGTGCATTTTTATACGAAACTGTCCGCCAGAGAAGTTAA
- the radC gene encoding RadC family protein, whose protein sequence is MDEGHFAIRDWSDDDKPREKLMKKGRDALSDAELLAILIGSGSRNESAVALSQRILATAKNLNALGKMSISQLMKFKGIGEAKAVSIVSALELGRRQRAEDVLVLKRITSSKAVFEIMQPIIGELPHEEFWVLFLNNSNKVISKSQLSKGGIAGTVVDMRLIFKLALENGATGLILCHNHPSGDLKPSNADKQITKKIKEAGEILDVKVLDHLIITESKYYSFVDEGIF, encoded by the coding sequence ATGGATGAAGGGCATTTCGCTATAAGAGATTGGTCAGATGATGACAAACCTCGCGAAAAATTAATGAAAAAAGGCAGAGATGCTTTGAGTGATGCCGAATTATTGGCGATTTTAATTGGTTCTGGAAGCCGAAATGAATCGGCAGTTGCATTAAGTCAAAGAATTTTGGCTACAGCAAAAAATCTAAATGCTTTAGGTAAAATGTCTATTTCACAGTTAATGAAGTTTAAAGGGATAGGTGAAGCAAAAGCAGTTTCAATTGTTTCTGCATTAGAGTTGGGGAGAAGACAGAGAGCAGAAGATGTTTTAGTATTAAAAAGAATAACTTCAAGTAAAGCGGTATTTGAAATAATGCAGCCTATAATTGGCGAACTTCCGCATGAAGAATTTTGGGTGCTTTTTCTTAATAATTCAAACAAGGTAATTTCTAAATCACAATTAAGTAAAGGAGGTATTGCGGGAACAGTTGTAGATATGCGATTGATTTTTAAATTAGCATTAGAAAACGGAGCTACAGGTTTGATTTTGTGTCATAATCATCCCTCAGGAGATTTAAAGCCAAGTAATGCAGATAAACAAATCACGAAGAAAATTAAAGAGGCAGGGGAAATTTTAGATGTTAAAGTTTTAGACCATTTGATTATTACTGAATCAAAATATTATAGTTTTGTAGATGAAGGAATTTTTTAA
- a CDS encoding DUF2490 domain-containing protein — translation MLSKSNPIKTINIVRCLFVILIITNSYGQSSTYNQFWNEIQFTRTISEKWATEIDLGATYSSTESSSNLFANTIQRSVRGWGHYYFSPRWKFSSFIAYFNNRDVPEIGQFESPEWRFALQGIYYFHKTGYTLSTRMRIEFRHMRNQDGDYENVFRYRQQIKYLQPINSKVLREGVIYAVASDEIYLKSGAKVTGESFFDRNRFNVGAGYLFSDDIQVELTYCNEFLPRNNGNQTTNAASLTISFNNLLESVKKKMASKHNHEIKDEE, via the coding sequence ATGCTTTCAAAATCTAATCCGATAAAAACAATTAATATAGTTCGATGTCTGTTTGTAATTTTAATAATTACAAACAGCTATGGACAAAGCTCTACCTATAATCAATTTTGGAATGAAATTCAGTTTACTAGAACCATAAGCGAAAAATGGGCCACTGAAATAGATTTAGGAGCAACATACAGCAGTACTGAATCTTCTTCTAATTTGTTCGCCAACACAATTCAAAGGTCAGTTAGAGGCTGGGGACATTATTACTTTTCTCCCAGATGGAAATTTTCTTCTTTCATTGCATACTTTAACAATAGAGACGTTCCCGAAATAGGACAATTTGAATCTCCCGAATGGCGATTTGCTCTTCAAGGAATTTACTATTTCCATAAAACTGGCTACACTTTAAGCACAAGAATGCGAATCGAATTTCGCCACATGAGAAATCAAGATGGAGACTATGAAAATGTTTTCCGTTATCGTCAACAGATTAAATATCTACAACCAATAAACAGTAAAGTTTTAAGAGAAGGTGTTATATATGCAGTAGCTTCAGATGAAATATACTTAAAATCTGGTGCAAAGGTTACAGGAGAAAGTTTCTTCGACCGCAATAGATTTAATGTAGGTGCAGGATATTTGTTTTCAGATGATATTCAGGTTGAACTTACTTACTGTAACGAATTTTTACCACGCAACAACGGAAATCAAACTACAAACGCCGCCTCTTTAACTATTAGTTTCAATAATCTACTCGAAAGCGTCAAGAAGAAAATGGCCAGCAAACATAATCATGAAATAAAAGATGAAGAATAA
- a CDS encoding UDP-N-acetylmuramate--L-alanine ligase: MKTHFIAIGGSAMHNLALALHNKGYQVTGSDDAIFEPSKSRLEKKGILPAELGWFPEKITADIDAIILGMHAKADNPELLKAQELGLKIYSYPEFLYEQSKNKTRVVIGGSHGKTTITSMILHVMHYHNIAVDYMVGAQLEGFDTMVHLTEENDFMVLEGDEYLSSPIDRRPKFHLYQPNIALISGIAWDHINVFPTYENYVEQFEIFIAKITNGGILVYNENDPEVKRVSEAATNPIRKIAYSTPEYSVSDGVTLLKTPEGDMPIEVFGAHNLNNLAGAKWICQNMGVDEADFYEAIASFKGASKRLEKIAEGKGKVAYKDFAHSPSKVAATTKAVKEQYPNRTLVACLELHTYSSLNAEFLKEYEGALEYADVAVVFYSPDAVKIKQLEEVTYEQIATAFNRKDLIIYTNPTEFKEYLFNLNLDNSALLLMSSGNYGGLNFDDVKGLIN; this comes from the coding sequence ATGAAAACACATTTCATTGCCATTGGCGGAAGCGCAATGCACAACTTAGCATTAGCACTACATAACAAAGGATATCAGGTTACAGGAAGCGATGACGCTATCTTTGAACCATCAAAATCAAGATTAGAGAAAAAGGGAATTTTACCAGCTGAATTAGGATGGTTTCCAGAAAAAATTACTGCTGATATTGATGCAATCATTCTTGGAATGCACGCAAAAGCAGATAATCCGGAATTATTGAAAGCACAGGAATTGGGATTAAAAATTTATTCCTATCCTGAATTTTTATATGAACAGTCAAAAAATAAAACTCGTGTTGTAATTGGTGGTTCTCACGGAAAAACGACTATTACTTCGATGATTTTGCACGTGATGCATTACCATAATATTGCAGTTGATTACATGGTTGGTGCACAATTGGAAGGCTTTGATACAATGGTTCACTTAACGGAAGAAAATGATTTTATGGTTTTGGAAGGTGACGAATATTTGTCTTCTCCAATTGACAGACGCCCTAAATTTCATTTGTATCAGCCCAATATTGCCTTGATTTCTGGAATTGCTTGGGATCATATTAACGTTTTTCCAACGTACGAGAATTATGTAGAGCAGTTTGAGATTTTCATTGCAAAAATTACTAACGGAGGTATTTTAGTTTATAATGAAAATGATCCAGAAGTAAAACGTGTTTCTGAAGCAGCAACAAATCCAATTAGAAAAATTGCGTATTCAACTCCAGAATATTCTGTAAGTGATGGTGTAACTTTATTAAAAACTCCAGAAGGCGATATGCCAATTGAAGTTTTTGGTGCGCATAACTTAAATAATTTAGCTGGAGCCAAATGGATCTGCCAAAATATGGGAGTTGACGAAGCTGATTTTTACGAGGCAATCGCAAGTTTTAAAGGAGCTTCAAAACGTTTAGAAAAAATTGCTGAAGGAAAAGGAAAAGTAGCCTATAAAGATTTTGCGCATTCGCCAAGTAAAGTTGCAGCTACAACAAAAGCAGTTAAAGAACAATATCCAAATAGAACTTTAGTAGCTTGTTTGGAATTGCATACGTACAGCAGTTTAAATGCCGAATTCTTAAAAGAATATGAAGGCGCTTTAGAATATGCAGATGTTGCCGTTGTTTTCTACTCTCCAGATGCTGTGAAAATAAAACAGTTAGAAGAAGTAACTTATGAACAGATTGCTACAGCATTTAACAGAAAAGATTTAATCATTTATACAAATCCAACTGAATTTAAAGAATATTTATTCAACTTAAATTTAGATAATTCGGCACTTTTATTAATGAGTTCTGGAAATTACGGCGGGTTAAATTTTGATGATGTGAAAGGATTGATTAATTAG